Within the Bradyrhizobium ottawaense genome, the region ATGTTCGCCGAAATGTCTCGATGCGTGGTGGCAGCCAGTAATTGGCGACGGTCTGGCTTGCTGCCAGAGTTAGCGAGCCACGCTTGAGGCCAGCCAGATCGTCCAAAATTTGCGCCGCGGCCTTGGCGCGTGCCACGACGGCGCGTGCCTCATCGAGGAAATCCCGGCCGATCTGGGTCAGCACAATACCGCGGCCGACACGGTCAAACAGCTTGATCCCGTACCGCCTCTCGAGCGCCGCGATAGCGGCGCTCGTTGCTGACTGCGTCAGGTTCAATTCGCCTGCGGCGCGCGTCACGTGCTGCTTTTCAGCGACCGCGATGAAAATGCGAAGCTGTTCCAAGGTCATGGCGTGTTACCCCGTCAGTGTGATCAGCGTGAGGCTGAAGGCCGCGATGAACAAGAAAGAAAATGCGCCGAGCAGAGCCGGCCGTAACCCTCTCGACGCCAGTTTGGCGATGTTGGTTTCCAGACCCATTGCGGCAAGTGCAATCGACAGCAGGAATGTGGTCGCGGCCACGATCGATGCCTTCGCTTCGGCGGGGATCGTCACCAGGCTGTTGACCCCGACCAGCACCACAAATCCGAGTACGAACCACGGCATCGGCGGACGAGCCGTTGTTTTGTCCGCCGCTGATTGCCGACGTGTCGCGCTGCGAGCGGTCATCAGTCCGATCGAAATGACCATCGGCGCCAGCAGCATGACCCGGGTCAGCTTGGCGATCGTTGCAAACTCGCCGGCCTTTTGTCCGTCCTGGAATGCCGCGGCGATAACCTGCGCAATCTCATGAATCGATGCGCCAGCCCATAGTCCGAATCCACGGGGGTCGAGATGCAGAAGGCCCGGAAGAAGCGGATAGACGAACATTGCGGCCGAGCCGAAGACGGTGACGCAGGCGACCGAATAGGCGACGTCTTCGTCATCGGCATTTGTGACGGTATTGGTGGCAATGACGGCCGACGCGCCGCAGATCGACGTGCCGGCCGCGATGAGTTGTGCCAATTTCGGCTCGACCCCGAGCAGTTTCCCGATCCAGACGGTAAAGGCGAAGGTGGCGAGTACGGTTGCAGCGATGATGCCGAGACCGCGGTCGCCGAGCTCGATGACCTGGCTCGAGGTCAATTGAAGCCCGAGCAGGATGATGGCGATACGAAGCAACCGGCGGAGACTGAATGTCACGCCCTGTTTTGCCCAGGCCGCCGTGCCGACGATGTTGTGGTATGCGATTCCGATAACCATCGACAGGATCAGGGGGCTGAAGTTTGTCATCCCTGGCAGCATTCTGATGCCAAATGATGCGCCCGCCACGATCGATGTGAGGCAGAGGCCAGGTAAAAGTTCGCGAGCGCGCCGGCCGGACCATTGGGTCAAGAAGATGAGACGGGCGCTGCTCCTGTCATTCACAGGTTCGGGGGAGTTGCTGGCTGAGATAAGGGGCATGAGTTGGCTCCATTGGCTTCTTCTCCCAATGTCGCGTCGCTAGTTCGATCAATCCAACAGATAATAATTGTCTGATCAATAGATTTATAAGATTGATTACCAAGGGGTCATCCATAAATTTTGTCGATCGGAACCACACAAACAACGAGTT harbors:
- a CDS encoding YeiH family protein, translating into MPLISASNSPEPVNDRSSARLIFLTQWSGRRARELLPGLCLTSIVAGASFGIRMLPGMTNFSPLILSMVIGIAYHNIVGTAAWAKQGVTFSLRRLLRIAIILLGLQLTSSQVIELGDRGLGIIAATVLATFAFTVWIGKLLGVEPKLAQLIAAGTSICGASAVIATNTVTNADDEDVAYSVACVTVFGSAAMFVYPLLPGLLHLDPRGFGLWAGASIHEIAQVIAAAFQDGQKAGEFATIAKLTRVMLLAPMVISIGLMTARSATRRQSAADKTTARPPMPWFVLGFVVLVGVNSLVTIPAEAKASIVAATTFLLSIALAAMGLETNIAKLASRGLRPALLGAFSFLFIAAFSLTLITLTG